In one window of Leifsonia sp. NPDC080035 DNA:
- a CDS encoding aldo/keto reductase, whose protein sequence is MEQRTLGRTGREVSVVGLGTWQLGADWGDVSEADAMAVLDAATASGVTFFDTADVYGDGRSEQLIGRYRAAHPELPLTVATKMGRREEQDPANFTLAKFRDWTDRSRRNLGVDTLDLVQLHCPPTPVFSSDAVHDALDTLVADGAIANYGVSVETCAEALAAIARPGTASVQIILNAFRLKPLDEVLPAAREAGVGIIARVPLASGLLSGRYSETTEFSADDHRSYNRHGEAFDVGETFSGVDFETGVRAAREFAALVPEGATPAQAAIAWIVAQDGVTSVIPGARSPEQARANAAAAAVRLPDGFDAAVHSLYDTHFRAAIHPRW, encoded by the coding sequence ATGGAACAGCGCACGCTTGGCAGGACGGGCCGCGAGGTCTCCGTCGTCGGACTCGGGACCTGGCAGCTCGGCGCCGACTGGGGCGACGTGTCGGAGGCCGACGCGATGGCCGTGCTCGACGCGGCCACCGCATCCGGTGTCACCTTCTTCGACACCGCGGACGTCTACGGCGATGGGCGCAGCGAGCAGCTGATCGGGCGCTATCGAGCCGCGCACCCCGAGCTGCCTCTGACCGTCGCGACCAAGATGGGCCGCCGCGAGGAGCAGGACCCCGCGAACTTCACGCTCGCGAAGTTCCGCGACTGGACGGATCGCTCCCGCCGCAACCTCGGCGTCGACACGCTCGACCTCGTCCAGCTGCACTGCCCGCCGACGCCGGTGTTCTCCTCCGATGCGGTCCACGACGCGCTGGACACACTGGTCGCCGACGGCGCGATCGCGAACTACGGCGTCAGCGTGGAGACCTGCGCCGAGGCACTCGCTGCGATCGCCCGGCCCGGCACGGCGAGCGTGCAGATCATCCTGAACGCCTTCCGGCTGAAGCCGCTAGATGAGGTGCTCCCGGCCGCCCGGGAGGCGGGGGTCGGGATCATCGCCCGCGTTCCTCTGGCATCAGGCCTGCTGAGCGGCCGCTACAGCGAGACGACCGAGTTCTCCGCGGACGACCACCGCAGCTACAACCGCCACGGCGAGGCGTTCGACGTCGGCGAGACCTTCTCCGGCGTCGACTTCGAGACGGGCGTGCGTGCCGCGCGCGAGTTCGCGGCCCTCGTGCCGGAGGGCGCGACCCCCGCCCAGGCCGCGATCGCGTGGATCGTCGCGCAGGATGGCGTGACCTCGGTCATCCCGGGCGCACGTTCGCCCGAGCAGGCCCGCGCCAACGCGGCCGCGGCCGCCGTGCGCCTCCCCGACGGCTTCGACGCCGCCGTCCACTCCCTCTACGACACCCACTTCCGCGCCGCCATCCACCCCCGCTGGTGA
- a CDS encoding ABC transporter permease, whose product MVTDTSLAAPPQTADGRPPAPGAPGPRGPRTPWPRALVLALGAAAAVVVLLLAFLWPTVTSSVKDLPIAIAGPAAQVSAVEKQLDAAADGAFDVTAVSTRQDAVDRIRTRDVYGAIILGDKPEVLTASANGAAVTQLLTGVAGTLQEQANAQAAAAVKQAIAAGRAPAGTAAPTITVPVTDVVPLASTDSRGVGLTAAAFPLVLGGMIGGLLISLLVAGSWRRLTVVAAYAAVGGLAIVGIMQGWFGILQGSFWLNALAVGLSLFATAAFIVGMNALLGRPGIAVGAVLTVLVGNPISSAAQPLQFLVGPWGEIGQWFVPGASVTLLRDLSYFPDASTAFPWLVLLGWAAVGVVAMLAGHFRNQEVTEAAA is encoded by the coding sequence ATGGTCACCGACACCTCCCTCGCCGCTCCGCCCCAGACCGCGGACGGTCGACCGCCGGCGCCCGGCGCGCCAGGCCCGCGCGGCCCGCGCACGCCGTGGCCGCGCGCCCTCGTGCTCGCCCTCGGCGCCGCCGCGGCCGTCGTCGTGCTCCTGCTCGCGTTCCTCTGGCCGACGGTCACCTCCTCGGTCAAGGACCTCCCGATCGCGATCGCCGGCCCGGCCGCGCAGGTGAGCGCGGTCGAGAAGCAGCTCGACGCGGCCGCCGACGGCGCGTTCGACGTGACCGCGGTCTCGACGAGGCAGGATGCGGTCGACCGCATCCGCACCAGGGACGTCTACGGCGCGATCATCCTCGGCGACAAGCCCGAGGTGCTGACCGCGTCGGCGAACGGGGCGGCGGTGACCCAGCTGCTCACCGGGGTGGCTGGCACACTGCAGGAGCAGGCGAACGCCCAGGCGGCTGCGGCCGTGAAGCAGGCGATCGCCGCAGGGAGAGCGCCTGCCGGCACTGCGGCACCCACGATCACGGTGCCCGTCACGGACGTCGTGCCGCTCGCCTCCACCGACTCCCGCGGGGTAGGACTGACGGCGGCGGCGTTCCCGCTCGTCCTGGGCGGGATGATCGGCGGTCTGCTCATCTCGCTGCTGGTGGCAGGAAGCTGGCGGCGGCTCACGGTCGTGGCGGCGTACGCCGCCGTCGGAGGCCTCGCCATCGTGGGTATCATGCAGGGCTGGTTCGGCATCCTGCAGGGGAGCTTCTGGCTCAACGCGCTCGCCGTCGGGCTGTCGCTGTTCGCGACCGCCGCGTTCATCGTCGGGATGAACGCGCTGCTCGGCCGCCCGGGCATCGCGGTCGGAGCGGTGCTGACGGTGCTCGTCGGCAACCCGATCTCGTCGGCGGCGCAGCCGTTGCAGTTCCTCGTGGGGCCGTGGGGCGAGATCGGGCAGTGGTTCGTTCCTGGCGCATCCGTGACGCTGCTGCGCGACCTCTCCTACTTCCCGGACGCCTCCACCGCGTTCCCGTGGCTCGTGCTGCTGGGCTGGGCCGCGGTCGGGGTGGTCGCGATGCTGGCCGGGCACTTCCGCAACCAGGAGGTCACGGAGGCCGCGGCCTGA
- a CDS encoding TetR/AcrR family transcriptional regulator, with protein sequence MPKVTEEHRVARKHQIARAALRCFARNGFAATSMADIIAESGLSAGAIYGHYKSKDELIALAVSEILDARFLEVAEIRAQDPLPAPGEVVRTLVTGILTQIGEVQLLIQVWGQVPINPELRTMAAAVGGRVRTMFADYLTQWFGRDRSPAEARALGERYCSLYVGIVQGFMTQTVLFEDFDGDAYLDAVSAIHLAG encoded by the coding sequence ATGCCGAAGGTCACGGAGGAGCACCGCGTCGCCCGCAAGCACCAGATCGCCCGGGCTGCGCTCCGCTGCTTCGCCCGCAACGGCTTCGCGGCCACCTCGATGGCTGACATCATCGCCGAGTCCGGGCTGTCGGCCGGAGCGATCTACGGGCACTACAAGAGCAAGGACGAGCTGATCGCGCTCGCGGTGTCCGAGATCCTGGACGCGCGCTTCCTCGAGGTCGCGGAGATCCGCGCCCAGGACCCGCTGCCCGCGCCGGGCGAGGTCGTCCGCACGCTCGTCACCGGCATCCTCACGCAGATCGGCGAGGTCCAGCTGCTGATCCAGGTGTGGGGCCAGGTCCCCATCAACCCCGAGCTGCGCACGATGGCCGCCGCGGTCGGCGGCCGCGTCCGGACGATGTTCGCCGACTACCTCACACAGTGGTTCGGCCGCGACCGCTCCCCCGCCGAGGCGCGGGCGCTCGGCGAGCGGTACTGCTCGCTGTACGTCGGGATCGTGCAGGGCTTCATGACGCAGACCGTGCTCTTCGAGGACTTCGACGGCGACGCGTATCTGGATGCGGTGAGCGCCATCCACCTGGCCGGCTGA
- a CDS encoding alpha/beta hydrolase codes for MAERGRLGRALDRLLRRAPLLHIAGDEGEGPVVVLVHGIASSSVTFQNLVPLLEPTHRVISIDILGFGRSPAPADARYTIEEHEAALARTLRSLRLREPFVLVGHSLGSLIVTRYAAQHPSALSRLVLVGPPIYGSPAEIGDRRVRSRVSAYLRAYEFLRANKDFTIRNAGILARMLPIKGVFEITERNWTPFVRSLENCIERQTVVSDLSRVRVPVQVVYGTLDAFIAPGSLAVIETMRHVTMHRVEANDHIIRKRLARVVAAACG; via the coding sequence GTGGCCGAGCGGGGGCGGCTGGGCCGCGCGCTGGACCGTCTGCTCCGGCGCGCTCCGCTGCTGCACATCGCGGGCGACGAGGGCGAGGGTCCGGTGGTCGTGCTCGTGCACGGGATCGCGTCGTCGTCCGTCACCTTCCAGAACCTCGTGCCGCTTCTCGAGCCGACGCACCGGGTGATCTCCATCGACATCCTCGGCTTCGGGCGCTCGCCCGCCCCCGCCGACGCCCGGTACACGATCGAGGAGCACGAGGCGGCCCTGGCAAGGACGCTTCGGTCTCTGCGGCTGCGCGAGCCGTTCGTGCTCGTGGGGCACTCGCTCGGGAGCCTGATCGTCACGCGCTACGCCGCTCAGCATCCCTCCGCCCTGTCCCGTCTGGTGCTCGTCGGCCCGCCGATCTACGGCAGCCCGGCCGAGATCGGCGACCGGCGCGTCCGCAGCCGGGTGAGCGCCTACCTGCGCGCGTACGAGTTCCTCCGCGCCAATAAGGACTTCACCATCCGCAACGCCGGCATCCTCGCCCGGATGCTGCCGATCAAGGGCGTCTTCGAGATCACCGAGCGCAATTGGACGCCGTTCGTGCGCTCGCTGGAGAACTGCATCGAACGGCAGACGGTCGTCAGCGATCTCTCCAGGGTGCGGGTGCCCGTGCAGGTCGTCTACGGAACGCTGGATGCGTTCATCGCGCCCGGCAGCCTCGCCGTGATCGAGACGATGCGGCACGTGACGATGCACCGGGTGGAGGCGAACGACCACATCATCCGCAAGCGGCTCGCGCGGGTGGTCGCCGCGGCGTGCGGCTGA
- a CDS encoding TetR/AcrR family transcriptional regulator, with protein MDARQEKTLASLSAAVQDLATAGPITEVTVSGLAAAAGVHRSTVYTYASSPAELLRRVLRADLDELRASYLVDVAPEDAVAAVSGVTRAVLQHVDAHDAIYRRGLGAESGDASLHAMLSEHFQGSIELLLDQRSVSVPAADDIDRRTIERYLADGIIGAIDVWLSRPRPRDVDAFLALVARLTPSWWPDERST; from the coding sequence GTGGATGCCAGGCAGGAGAAGACGCTCGCGAGCCTGAGCGCCGCCGTCCAGGATCTCGCCACCGCAGGCCCCATCACCGAGGTCACCGTCTCCGGCCTCGCCGCCGCGGCGGGCGTTCACCGATCGACCGTCTACACGTACGCGTCGTCGCCGGCGGAGCTGCTGCGGCGGGTTCTCCGCGCCGACCTGGATGAGCTCCGCGCCTCCTACCTCGTCGATGTGGCGCCGGAGGACGCGGTCGCCGCGGTCAGCGGGGTCACCAGGGCGGTGCTGCAGCACGTGGACGCGCACGACGCGATCTACCGCCGCGGCCTCGGCGCCGAGAGCGGGGACGCGAGCCTGCACGCCATGCTCAGCGAGCATTTCCAGGGGTCCATCGAGCTGCTGCTCGACCAGCGCAGCGTCTCGGTGCCCGCCGCCGACGACATCGACCGCCGCACCATCGAGCGCTACCTCGCCGACGGCATCATCGGTGCGATCGACGTCTGGCTGAGCCGTCCGCGGCCGCGCGACGTCGACGCGTTCCTCGCCCTGGTGGCGCGGCTCACCCCGTCGTGGTGGCCGGACGAGCGGAGCACCTAG
- a CDS encoding SDR family NAD(P)-dependent oxidoreductase produces the protein MAQYDVADRSAIVTGGGSGIGRAVALTLAASGAAVLVTDLNEERAQAVVAEIQAAGGTAAALAGDVTDPAFAAASVEAAQKLAPLKIAVNNAGIGGEAAPVADYSLDGWRKVIEVNLNAVLYSMQPQLTAMAENGGGAIVNMASILGAVGFPNSSAYVTAKHGLVGLTQNAALEYADKKVRVVAVGPGFIKTPLVEANMSAEALQFLESKHALGRLGEPEEVAALVAFLASDAASFITGSYHLVDGGYTAQ, from the coding sequence ATGGCTCAGTACGATGTCGCCGACCGGTCCGCCATCGTCACGGGAGGCGGGTCCGGCATCGGCCGCGCCGTCGCCCTCACCCTCGCCGCGAGCGGCGCCGCCGTTCTCGTCACCGACCTGAACGAGGAGCGCGCGCAGGCGGTCGTCGCCGAGATCCAGGCGGCAGGAGGCACCGCAGCCGCCCTCGCCGGCGACGTCACCGATCCCGCGTTCGCCGCCGCCAGTGTCGAGGCCGCGCAGAAGCTCGCGCCGCTGAAGATCGCGGTGAACAACGCCGGCATCGGCGGCGAGGCAGCACCCGTCGCCGACTACTCGCTCGACGGCTGGCGGAAGGTCATCGAGGTCAACCTCAACGCCGTCCTCTACTCGATGCAGCCGCAGCTGACCGCGATGGCGGAGAACGGCGGAGGCGCCATCGTCAACATGGCGTCCATCCTCGGCGCGGTCGGCTTCCCGAACTCGTCGGCGTACGTCACTGCCAAGCACGGCCTCGTCGGCCTCACCCAGAACGCGGCGCTCGAGTACGCCGACAAGAAGGTGCGCGTCGTCGCCGTCGGCCCCGGCTTCATCAAGACCCCGCTCGTCGAGGCCAACATGAGCGCAGAGGCCCTGCAGTTCCTGGAGAGCAAGCACGCCCTCGGCCGCCTCGGCGAGCCCGAGGAGGTCGCCGCCCTCGTCGCTTTCCTCGCCTCGGACGCCGCGAGCTTCATCACCGGCAGCTACCACCTGGTCGACGGCGGCTACACCGCCCAGTGA
- a CDS encoding acyl-CoA dehydrogenase family protein: MTEHDDLLSDDRIERFRARAAQYDAENRFFTEDFAELAEAGYLKALVPVEFGGLGLSLEQTARLQVRLAGAAPATALAVNMHLVWTGIAKTLRDRGDDSLEFLLREAGAGEVFAFGLSEAGNDLVLFGSTTDARPQPDGGYRFHGTKIFTSLSPAWTRLGTMGLDTTSADAPKIVYGFIDRTGGGFEIREDWDTVGMRATQSNTTVLDGALAPADRVVRRLDPGPNPDPLVFAIFANFEILLAAVYTGIGARALELAVASAHRRKSLKNDGRSYASDPDIRWRVAEAAIDQDALLPQLDAIARDVDTLADNGAQWFPKLVGMKVRATETARRVVDQAIRVSGGSSYFSGNELGRLYRDVLAGLFHPSDAESAHNTVANAWLGPAED; this comes from the coding sequence GTGACCGAGCACGACGACCTCCTGAGCGATGACCGGATCGAACGATTCCGCGCGCGAGCGGCGCAGTACGACGCCGAGAACCGTTTCTTCACCGAGGACTTCGCTGAGCTGGCGGAGGCCGGCTACCTGAAGGCGCTGGTCCCGGTCGAGTTCGGTGGCCTCGGCCTCTCCCTCGAGCAGACCGCCCGGCTGCAGGTCCGGCTGGCCGGCGCGGCGCCCGCGACGGCGCTCGCGGTCAACATGCACCTGGTCTGGACGGGTATCGCCAAGACCCTGCGCGACCGCGGCGACGACTCCCTCGAGTTCCTGCTGCGCGAGGCGGGCGCGGGTGAGGTCTTCGCGTTCGGGCTGAGCGAGGCGGGCAACGACCTGGTCCTCTTCGGCTCGACGACGGACGCGCGTCCGCAGCCGGACGGCGGCTACCGCTTCCACGGCACCAAGATCTTCACCTCCCTCTCCCCCGCCTGGACGCGACTCGGGACGATGGGCCTCGACACGACGAGCGCTGATGCGCCCAAGATCGTCTACGGCTTCATCGACCGCACCGGCGGCGGCTTCGAGATCCGCGAGGACTGGGACACCGTCGGGATGCGCGCCACGCAGAGCAACACGACCGTCCTCGACGGCGCGCTCGCTCCGGCCGACCGCGTCGTCCGCCGCCTCGACCCCGGTCCCAACCCCGACCCGCTCGTGTTCGCGATCTTCGCGAACTTCGAGATCCTGCTCGCCGCCGTCTACACCGGCATCGGCGCGCGGGCGCTCGAGCTCGCGGTCGCCTCCGCGCACCGCAGGAAGAGCCTGAAGAACGATGGCCGCAGCTACGCGAGCGACCCGGACATCCGCTGGCGGGTCGCCGAGGCGGCGATCGATCAGGATGCGCTCCTCCCACAGCTGGACGCGATCGCCAGGGACGTCGACACCCTCGCCGACAACGGCGCTCAGTGGTTCCCGAAGCTCGTCGGCATGAAGGTGCGCGCCACCGAGACCGCGCGGCGGGTCGTTGACCAGGCCATCCGGGTCTCCGGCGGCTCCAGCTACTTCTCCGGGAACGAGCTCGGCCGGCTGTACCGCGACGTGCTGGCCGGGCTGTTCCACCCCTCCGACGCCGAGTCGGCCCACAACACCGTCGCCAACGCCTGGCTCGGCCCGGCGGAGGACTGA
- a CDS encoding aminopeptidase P family protein — protein sequence MRPITAQDFATRLSRGAEHAREAGFDGLLIAPGPDLAYFADYLPIATTERITLLVVPAEGEPTMIVPVLEHDSAAETTAAGTFRIVDWRDGQDEYVPTAALLNAAGRYAVSDALWAMHLLGLQEKLPEARFESLSHALPMLRAVKGPDEIDRLAAAGAAADATFEDILGVRFAGRTENEVAADLAHLLREHGHAQVDFTVVGSGPNGANPHHEAGERTILDGDMVVLDFGGIMDGYGSDTTRTVHVGEPTDEEHEVFEVVKRAQQAAFDAVAVGVACQEIDRAARAVIADAGYGEYFIHRVGHGIGMTTHEPPYMVEGEERPIEAGMCFSIEPGIYLPGRFGVRIEDIVVADHDGAHRLNNTSRELHIVQ from the coding sequence ATGCGCCCCATCACCGCCCAGGACTTCGCCACGCGGCTCTCCCGCGGCGCCGAGCACGCCAGAGAGGCCGGCTTCGACGGGCTCCTGATCGCGCCGGGTCCAGACCTCGCGTACTTCGCGGACTACCTCCCGATCGCCACCACCGAGCGCATCACGCTGCTCGTCGTTCCCGCCGAGGGCGAGCCGACCATGATCGTCCCCGTGCTGGAGCATGACAGCGCGGCCGAGACCACCGCAGCGGGCACCTTCCGCATCGTCGACTGGCGCGACGGCCAGGACGAGTACGTCCCCACCGCCGCGCTGCTCAACGCCGCCGGCCGGTACGCGGTCTCCGACGCCCTGTGGGCCATGCACCTGCTCGGCCTGCAGGAGAAGCTTCCGGAGGCGCGGTTCGAGTCCCTCTCCCACGCGCTGCCGATGCTGCGCGCGGTGAAGGGCCCCGACGAGATCGACCGCCTCGCCGCCGCAGGCGCCGCCGCCGACGCGACCTTCGAGGACATCCTCGGCGTCCGGTTCGCGGGACGGACCGAGAACGAGGTGGCCGCCGACCTCGCGCACCTGCTGCGCGAGCACGGGCACGCGCAGGTGGACTTCACCGTCGTCGGGTCCGGCCCGAACGGCGCCAACCCGCATCACGAGGCAGGCGAGCGCACCATCCTCGACGGGGACATGGTGGTGCTCGACTTCGGCGGGATCATGGACGGCTACGGGTCGGACACCACCCGCACCGTGCACGTCGGTGAGCCGACGGACGAGGAGCACGAGGTCTTCGAGGTCGTCAAGCGCGCCCAGCAGGCCGCGTTCGATGCGGTCGCCGTCGGTGTCGCGTGCCAGGAGATCGACAGGGCTGCGCGGGCGGTGATCGCCGACGCGGGATACGGCGAGTACTTCATCCACCGCGTCGGCCACGGCATCGGGATGACCACCCACGAGCCGCCGTACATGGTCGAGGGCGAGGAGCGGCCGATCGAGGCCGGGATGTGCTTCTCCATCGAGCCGGGGATCTACCTGCCCGGCCGTTTCGGCGTCCGGATCGAGGACATCGTCGTGGCCGACCACGACGGCGCCCACCGCCTCAACAACACCAGCCGCGAGCTGCACATCGTCCAGTGA